The DNA segment ATTAAGAACATAAAAATCTCGAAAAAAACGCAATTAATTTAGATAAAATTAAgttgtgtttatatatatatatatattattttatataaattgtaacatttaaattttattttatttaaatactaAATAGCTAGTAATATGATTTTAAACTTGAtcactgataagtgcattttgcgtgcattattttgtatcattttatgtctattttgcatgtgttcatattgttttatgtgtgtttttatgtgtttaatTTCATGCGTAtacatttcactctccgggttttatttgtaggaattaatgaagaaatcatgattttgggGCAAGAGAAGAGCCACAAGAAGAATTGCGGAGCGGCAATggtccaaaaattatttttgatgttATAAAGATCCAAATACGATGTCCACCGTTCAAAataaattcaagatgttttgaagctactgtccaaatttcaactcGATCTGAtggctagatctcgagatatgaattgttCGAGAATGTTGCGCGTTGGAAAGGACACATGAACGGACCCCGGACATAGgtccggataagggtccgtgcatCTTCATAAACTTTTGGCAACGGAAATTTAATACACGGACCTATGCACAGACCCATGTCCAGGGTCCGTTCATGTCGCAAaatcagaaaaaatagaattttcaaaaattaaaattcttaacttgtcggattttattttatgggctttcaaagacatataaatagaagattaaCAGACGTGAGAAGGGGTTCGAATCGCACGCAGAGATCGTGAGGCGGCTAGGGCGGagattgaagatttgaagaacACTTCATTCtagtttcttcttcttatttatttattttatttttgaattattgttttcaattattgagtagtttttcttcaaccaaaatggcgagattgggccgaacaattttatgtcgaacatgtggattttgatttgagatttttagatttctatcaaaattattaattgttggatttatattttgttcttatgaataacctgatcaattatttacttgcatgttaattgatttcgagtcgaaaggttaggaattgatttcgatcactccaataattgacatatggttaaaccgactagaaataatattcgatttcagtatgcggttttaggtgaaaactgaattctcataattcctaatgcatttgaatttgatttgaattacaaaagattgatccgtcaatattttaataggtttaattgttctaaAAATATACTGTTAAATAAGATATGAgaattcgccgtgatttaagattaaatctggatacTAAATTTGTcacttgtttgcataatttgtttagtacctgcgtgtgtcttggttgtcttattttaattaaatttaccttttagctattttaattcttatttcttaagcagtcttattttaaattcttattttatttcattcaattcactctttattattttttgtctagattaagtaaaataattaattcttgagaattgactacagtctctatgagatcgatacttggactctctatCCACTTACTATTATCTAACCTAATATACTTGCTAGATAACCAAATTAAGCGGTCAATCACATAGACGGATCCATGTAGAGCTCACGGGGCATTAGCCCACTCGATTTTTTATATGAATTATTATTGTatgtttatattatttatctaataaaataaaagaactaAAATGTCAATTGTAAATCACATGACTCACATTGACGTTATATActaggaaaaaaaaatattgcttTCAAGAGGCTGTTCAAGTTGATGAGTAAGTATATTTTTGGCAAGAGATCGGGAATTGATCAATTCCCCATATCTTTTTGGACTAGCCTGTCACGCAGGgcttgcctagtgtggtttacctgactagtgtagtttgcaggctattgcattAGTCCGGGGGTTTACCCAGTGTGCACTAAAAGTAGCGACTGCGAATTCccacaatatataaaaaaatatgtttaataACTTATCAAATAATTGTTTCATATACTATTATGAATTGATGATAAGTTTGAACTTTTTTTCAAGTCTTTTAGTTGTTATAAATTATACATTtgtgattttatataaattttgtcCAATAACGGGGTCggatttttatttctattcgaactaaaattttcaaaattctctATTTTTTGTGTTGACATTataactttttatttttaaaattattcgtGGGACGATCGAAAATTAAACTGTTCGTGCTTAATCGTGACCTTCATCATACTTACGGGACCGTTTAGTTAcctgtattattaatctatgcaTAATTTATTTCATCCAGTTCTACGTTCTTCTcgttatattatttatccatctattaattatttatattacatcaatcaaatcattgaatttaaattactatattaccctttataaataatattatttatattttattaatttattaaaaagaCGAAATggtcattttatataaaatttaatgaatcaaatcaaacaaactataatctatcaatcaaatcaattaaTACTATACCAAcaatcatttcttatttatttttttatcacattatattacttatctctgTATTATTTATTCTATCATCCAAACCAAATGGTACCATGTACGCGTCTTGAAACCTTGATGATACCCATGACCACAAAGAGTTGACATGAATATTGACTAATATCTCAAATATTAACTCCGACTCAGAAATCATGAACTAAAATAcaataagaataaataaataatttagatttatatattatttggaatcgGATGCGGACATTTTATTGTTGCTCCACCATTTATTTCTTCCTCTGCAGGTTGCAGGGTAAAGTGTCTACTCACTCAATAAACTTCGTTTTTGTCACCTTTCTGACTCCGTTTTTGCTTCTCCGAGATAGatcttcgaatcgagctcgaatcCGAATATTTCTTGTAAGTTGAGATCTGAAATCCGAATAAGATGGAAAGAAAGGGAATGGTGAAAAGTTCAGCAAACTATGTTCCACTGAGTCCCATAAGTTTCTTGGAAAGATCAGCAGAAATTTACAGAGAGAGATTGTCAATTGTTTATGGAGATTTGAAGTTCACATGGAAGCAAACTCATGAGAGATGCGTGAGGCTTGCTTCTGCTCTCGCCACTCATCTCTCCATCTCCACTCTtcatgttgtaagtttaattctTCCTTCATTCATAGTTAGCTttctggattttttttttttttaatctctaTACTTTTGATctgatctatttttttttttaaaaatgacaaTTTGTGTGATTCTAATTCCTTGGTTTTTGAATGTTGCCAGGAAAAATGGTAAATGTACAATGTATGTTACgtgtataaattataaaattatctcgACAAAGAAATCTTTCCATCAATTTTAAAACTAACTTATAACTGTATGTAATTCTCATGGTAAATTAAAGTAGCATAACTCAAAGATTAATTTGAGTAACATGTGTTTTGGAATGTTTCTTCTTAGTTCAAAAGTGTTTCATAAAAACATTTCAAAACACTAGCTTAGTCTGATTGATTAAGTTTAGTTATATTTATATTGAAAAGTAGAATTATGTAGTTGTCAATTTAagggaataaaataataaataaaaagtttgatgatttatttattgattttatttatttaggtaAGATTCAAGAGAAAGGGAaagtatttattttcatatattttggGCAAAACTATTTTGGGTGGTCCGCGATTGCAATTATTTTAGAACTTTTCTTGTCTGCAAGTGTACTGCCTTTAATAAACCAGTATACCGGGTAGGTGGCTAGGCTTGACCGGTATAGTTTGAAAAACCAGGGAAATTTGTATTCATCtctttttgcattttttttgtttgtggTATTCAAATATCCTCTCATCATTTTTGCGCTTGATAAATGGGGTAAGTGTCAAAAGCATAAAATGTAAGAAAAGTGAAAAGACCAGTTGCATCGACACATCTTGTGAAAAATCAAAAAAGCTAAAGACACCTTATGTAAAATTAATATCATTCTAGATCTtatgttttcaaaaatttagtatAAAATTGTCTATCAGAGGGGTAAATGTGCCTGAATTTGTATAATGTAGGGGTGAGATGtgctatattttttttaaaaaagtgaaGGATTCATTaacctattaatatttcttaagaaattttatgtcttttagacttttcacaagAAAGATTAATGCAATTAGCCCCGAAAAATGAATATAAAAGACTCGAAAAATTACATTCgtcaaactttttttttttatttttaatctaaACTTCTTCAGTGTGttgcaaaatttttttttgactgagatcatttataaaaatattttgacccTCAAAATTCCATATAAAAATAAAGGATTACTGTTACTCTattaaaataatacatataaaaccatttttttcataaaaaaaaaacaagcatGTACATCCACTTAACTTtagagaaatttttttaaaaaaaatttatagagaaaattattattttttttgaaaaaggactttaaacacataaaaataatatcagAAAGAGCCACAAGATCATAACctaattttgataaaaaaaaaaaaaaaaaaagttgatagaattatattttgatattatttaaaatgTCATTTATTTATTAATCAGACACATATTTTATGTTCTTATTATTTTACTTTATGTTTCCACGCAATGGTAAAAGTATCTACAAGATTATATAACATTTTTTTAGAATTAGAAATATCTTTAAACGTATATATAATCTTTATTTAGATAAAAATTGGCTAAAATTAATGTATTGATTATATTATCTTCACTTGACAACTAGCTAGTAGCAATTAGAACAAATATATCTTTAATTATGTTTGAACTCCTAaatctttaatatttttttggttgCTAGGATAATCAATGTAAAATCGAAATTTTGGAGGAAAAGTGAAGCACCttttttatttacaaatttCTTTCTTGCACTAATATCATATTATACTTAGTTATGAgatgatatatatatgctaTATTTGCATGATGTATTATGACTTTAATACAGataatttttcttgtgaattttttgaataaaagatgatTTCAAGCACAAAAATTGTTGTATAATATATCATGATGATCAGTAAattgtgtatgtgtgtgtatcCTTAAGAAGACAATATATGGATTCTTAGTATTTATTTTCCCTAGCTAGCAAGAAACAAAtgatatagtatatatatatgaccAGGTTGCAGCCTTAGCCCCAAATATACCAGCAATGTATGAGCTACATTTTGCTGTTCCAATGGCAGGAGCTGTTCTCTGCACACTTAACACGAGACATGATTCCGCGATGGTATCGGTTTTGCTTGAACATTCTGAAGCCAAAGTCATATTTGTTGATTACCAACTTCTTGATATTGCTCAGGGTGCATTGAAAATACTATCAAAAAAAGGCACCAAAGTGCCTTATTTGATCTTGATTCAGGAATCCTATGACTCGGTTTCTCGTACAAACAGCAAGATTCCTGTGCCTGAAACGTTAGAATATGAGTCTTTCTTGCTGACAGGGCGATCTGATTTTGAAATAGTAAGGCCTAATGATGAGTGTGACCCCATCTCCCTGAACTACACTTCAGGCACGACATCGAATCCAAAAGGCGTTGTTTATAGCCATCGAGGAGCATATCTCAATTCTTTAGCTGCTGCTCTACTAAATGAGATGAAATCTATGCCAGTTTATTTGTGGACCGTCCCTATGTTTCACTGCAATGGATGGTGCCTTACGTGGGCCGTGGCGGCTCAAGGTGGTACGAATATTTGCCTCCGAAGTGTCACTGCGAAGGCAACATTTGACAGCATAGCCGCACATCATGTGTCACACATGGGAGGTGCACCGACTGTGCTGAACATGATAGTGAATTCACTGGAAAACGAGAGAAGGCCAGTACGAGAAAAGGTGACGGTGATGACCGGCGGTGCACCGCCCCCTCCTCATGTACTCTTTAAGATGGAAGAATTGGGGTTCAAAGTACAGCATTCATATGGTTTGACAGAAACTTATGGTCCTGCAACAATCTGCGCTTGGAAAC comes from the Henckelia pumila isolate YLH828 chromosome 1, ASM3356847v2, whole genome shotgun sequence genome and includes:
- the LOC140890508 gene encoding butanoate--CoA ligase AAE1; protein product: MERKGMVKSSANYVPLSPISFLERSAEIYRERLSIVYGDLKFTWKQTHERCVRLASALATHLSISTLHVVAALAPNIPAMYELHFAVPMAGAVLCTLNTRHDSAMVSVLLEHSEAKVIFVDYQLLDIAQGALKILSKKGTKVPYLILIQESYDSVSRTNSKIPVPETLEYESFLLTGRSDFEIVRPNDECDPISLNYTSGTTSNPKGVVYSHRGAYLNSLAAALLNEMKSMPVYLWTVPMFHCNGWCLTWAVAAQGGTNICLRSVTAKATFDSIAAHHVSHMGGAPTVLNMIVNSLENERRPVREKVTVMTGGAPPPPHVLFKMEELGFKVQHSYGLTETYGPATICAWKPEWDSLPPETRAKIKARQGLQHLGMEEVDVKNPDTMVSVPLDGKTMGEVMFRGNTVMNGYLKDEKATGEAFKGGWFRSGDLGVKHPDGYIELKDRSKDIIISGGENISTIEVESVIFSHPSVLEAAVVGRPDDHWGETPCAFVKLKDGREATAADIINFCRDRLPHYMAPKTVLFQDLPKTSTGKTQKFVLRQKAKDLGILSKGSKL